The genomic DNA TGAAAAGTGTATATTTTTAGCTTTGACACATGATTGAAAGTAAAGAAGTCGCTTACGAGATGCCGGGAAACAAATGTTCCTTCCCGTAAATGAACGCTGACACCTCTGAGGACAAGGACCGGCTTTTCAAACGTGAGACAAACTCAAGACGGGGTCAAACGTTCTGGCCTTGTGACGGCGGAAACTCTGACGGGGTCAACACTCGTTTCCTGCCGctcaaatgtgatgaatgttaCCGGAGTTGCCTCATGAAGTTAATCAAAATTGTTAATCCATTAATCGCTGATTAGGGTTGTAAAGGGGTGGGAAATTCCTGGCAAATTTTCCCTAATGTCCAGAAACCTTCCATGGGAATTTAAGTCTTGGAATATTCCAAATAGGAAACTTTATAGGAATGAATAAGAATGAAGTTTTGGATCCTTTAAAGAAACTGTTTCGTATAcaaatttaaatctaaaattccTTCCTTATAGAGCCAAGATGAAACTATATTTACATTCCCAGCCTTCACATTTAAAGATTTCCACTTTATTCCCATTGATTCCCATAGAAGGTGCCCaatttttaaagttttccaCATTTCTGCGACCCTAACGCTGGCCCTGTGTAATTCATCAGCAAAATTAGCGGGGACTGTGAGGACATTATATTTTGTTTCGCTCCTGCTCGTCGTCTCATGAGACTCATTTAGAGGCTAATTTCTGCTGCAAACTTTGGAGCTTAATATGAGGACAACCCCATCTGTCAAAAAGTAAATCCCTGTCCTGCCGAGCTTAGGGTCCCCGTTCACCACTGTCCTGTTATCCCTGACTCCCCTCCCCCTGCCCTGCCCCTCCCCCACCGTGCAACAGCAAAGGTCAAGGTGAGGCTGCATGTGCCAGGTCAAATACTGTAGCTCTAAACCTGTCACCATCTGCCAAACACACAAGGGCGGAGCTGAAAACTTCATAGTAACACGTGTGACTGATTCTAACTGTATCGTTTCCTtccgtctgacactgaactgaaataccaatGAACGTGGTCGGGATTGGGCTCACGatcgcatgttttcaggatttttaagtctttttaattttgatctacagttggacattgttagCTTTGATTctataaataaaaattgttgtaacatttacaaaaacatgtcagtaACCAAAAAGTTATGCAATGTAACGTTAACAAAACCTGACCTACATTACcaaattatttataaaatgtaacGTTAAAAAATCATCAccaaaaaatttaataaaatgttcatttattacCAAAATATTGGAAAATTGTAACATTTACAAGAACATGACGTATATTAgccaatttatttttataaaattgtAACGTTAGCAAAACATGACCTACATTACCAAAAACATGACCTATATTACccaatttttttattaaatgcaatgttaaatgttaatttgtAAATTACCAACAGTTCTGAAGTGTAACGTTAACAAACTGTCGTACAGTaccaaaaaaaattcaacaaaataTTACTGTAAAAGAAGGAACATTACTGAAGGTATCCAAAACGGTTGCAAAgtattgtaatgtaacaaaaattcCAGTCATTTGCGGGCAGAGCTTTAAACCAGATGGCTAAAGCCAGGGGGGCGGAGCTACTGTGGTAGCTGCAGTTGCAGGGTTTTGATTATGCTGTAATTTTATGatattcacaatattattgcaataattgtaaaaatatatcttttaaactcatttaaagggaaaaataagaataagcTCCCTCTTGAGGCCATTTATATACAATCACTAGGTCTGTATGTTGGCAGCATAgatggtgtttttaaaacaatattaattCCTGTTACGTCTGCGACGTGAGCCTCTGTGCTGATGCTTTTGTTGCCCAGCAGGGGGCGTTTGTGTGACGCAGGAAGACTTTAACAAAACCCGGCGAGGATCACAGGTTTGGGCGGAGGTGGAGTTTGTTTGAAAGGctccagtgtttttgtttcaggtccaagcttttgttgttttctgcttcaCACGAGACGAGAAAAACcaaagtaacacaaacaaacagtgacaaACATTCAGAAACGCtgatatttagatatttagagGATGATGGGAGATTATGCAGAAGGAGCTGCGCTGCTGTTTCactgtaacaacaacaatgtggcACCACAGGAAGAcacctcacttcctgtttcctgttcacGACCTGAAATTAATAATCATACAGTAAATAGATGTGATATGAAAACGGTGTGAGAGCGGAAACTTACTCCTGACTTTCCCACCGTGGCCTCCACACATAAacaaagcagctgcagctttttaacaaaataaaataaatatctttgtgttttgtgatgaaAGAAGAAtttactgaaataataatactatacaacatttgcatttttttgttatatataacTTTTAGTGATATATGATTGATTAATGTTATTCtattttaattcaaataaaaatagtttttatctggagttcaaaacaaaaccaattttattaaaaaaaaaaatgatgtcatgatttaacatttctgcattttatgtgtgctgtgttgataataataaaaatagtgtatgtttgatccataaaaaacacacacattttgtttgatttttgaataattttttttggtattttctgtttttctgattttctttttttttccagaattaaTTTTTTGTACTATTTTATGAATTAATAAGATACTAATAATAAGTAAAATACAATGAGGCCTTCATAACACTGTTGAATCTTTTTTGGGTAATGTACGTCATGTTTTGTTAACGTTACAttttataacttttttgggttattgaggttatgttttgtttttataaaaacaatttgggcaactttatgtcattttataaaCTCTTTTGGTTTTTGACATTAcgttttttaatgtcacattttataaaaaaagtggGTACTTTacgtcatgtttttgtaaatgttataACAGAGACAGATTTTGGATAGATGAGGTTGAATTTTTTTCTTCCGTCGCTTTaagtaatttaaatattttgaagtaAATGGACGTTACAAAGACTCTAAATGATGCTTGACAAAATTTGCTCTGACAAGATTtccttaaataaatgaattggtTCACAGGGACAAAGACAGTAGAATAATGTACTGACATTTTTGAGCTAAAATTGTAGTTCACGCTGAAAGTGAGTTGATGTTCATGTGTCATcgtctgttttcatttcctaAATTTTTAACCAAAGATATAAAAAGTCCTTAAAAAAGGAAACTTCTGTTTCTCAAAATGAgtttcaacacttttttctcCTCGGAATTTTGCAACTTACTGCATCACACTTCTGTGTGAAGCAACAACTtctctgtgtttaaactgtgtggattttgttgGAACAGTGAATCcgatcttttgtttttaaaaatgcagcTCTTTGAAGTTACCACAACTGTTCATTTATTGCAAAAAGACTTATGTTTATTATTGAAATAATATAAATCGGCAAAAGTAaagtaatattaatataatatatttagtAATATAATTTTACACTTCAATTTTACACAATCAATTACACGAGCGACACGGCATCGTTCTGATTGTCcactgacatttttattgaaaaacaatattaaatcatgtacaataataataataataataataatattaatacaaaacTCTGTACATTCCATGTTTTTGCAGTACATTTGGAAGACGGATGCAAAAGAACTGCAGGAGGGGAAGAGGGAGCTTTTATTTACACGTGTGTcgctggaaaaataaaaaaacaaatgcaggatATCAATTTGAAATTGTGCACTTTCATACCTTCAAATTCACCACTTACAGTACGTCATTATCTCCAATCTTACATTCTCCAGTACAAAGAACTCTAAAAAGTCAAGTAACGTTGATTGTCGTCTGCAGATTGTCATCTGCATATACACACAGCCAAAAAACTGACATTTGATATTTTTGCAAGAAaatttgtctgttttcatcataaaaaaataaatcttcgGTCAAAACACTTTGATTCATGACAGAAaaatggatttttaaaaaaaaatgtttttatctctACTCGACTCCAGATTAAGGCTTTTGATGGAATTGGCTCAAGAGGAAAAAATTATCCAAAATAATTTTCTTTGAATATATAAAAACTGTACACGCGTTAAAAACTCTCTACACAAACATTCTAACTTCTCTGTACCAAATCTAATCAggtgttttttaataaacacagaactaagataataataataataataataataataatcataataattataataatactctTTGGCATTTTTACtcaactgcaaaaaaaagaagaaaagaaagtagAAGCAACATCTTAGCAGCACTTTTAAGAACATTCAGattctctgtttttattaaattaacgGTTTCTCTCAGTTTTGTTAATGCGAGCCTGCAACGGCGTCCGTCAGTCTGTCACTCGACTGGGGACGTGTCCGTCAGTCTGACCAGCAACGAACCAAACACAGATTCAGCGAGGACGTTTTCAAACGCCAAGTCTGGAAAATGTTCCAAAACTCAGGTCCAAACATTCTCTAAAAGGACAGCGCAACAAAGATTGTCTGGATCGTCCAGGTGAGTGGGTGGAGCATGTAGGCGGCGGGGACGCTCTAATTATCCAGAGCTAGAGGCCTCGTCCACACGTAGGCGGAAAGAAATGTCGGCAAACGCCACAAAATAATTTTGTGAGCATCTCGCGACTCCGCGAGCAAACAAACGCACAGGCGCACAGTGTTGCGTTAGGTTTTCTGTCGAAAATCTTTTCCAAAAATGAGCGGAGCTTTCACAGTTTTTGTGAGTTATTAAAAGGACAAAACGCAAAGAACAacaaacttgtttgttttttaatatcgGCCTTCATGTGGACGGAGTCTAAGAAGTTCTGGAAAATGACCGTCACGTACAATTATCTGAAACGTGTCTGGACGTCAGTGCAGGTCTGAAAGCTGCTAAAGTTTTTGGTGCAGTTCTTGTCTGACGTGAGACCAGCTCACAAAGACAAATCCTCCATTTGTacctttctttgctccagattcTACGTTTCGTGTACAATGATTTAGTATAAAACCAAAAGTGttattggattaaaaaaaacaacttgaactATTTTCTAGCAGCACTTGCAAACATtttctataaaaacaaacactttgtgtTCTTGCTGGGCAGGAAAACGGacacttttttaaagtcatttctgCGACTTCTCCCCCGCGGTCATCTCACAGTCACCGGACACTGAACTCATTAGTGGAGAATTCGTCCTGCAAAATTGCACGTGCTTCATCGTGCGGTGTCATGTTTGTCAAACTGTACGTCGACAATGTTCCGACTTTATCTCGCGTACAAAGTCTTTAAACTTTGCCGCCTCCCACAGCAGTACCATTGGGCGTGTCCTCTGCTCGAGGCCCAGCTCGGCTCTTTGTGCCTTTTCGGACCAGAGAATTTTCTCAGGTGAAGGTCTGAGGTCACAGTCATATTTCGGACTCTCGCCTCAAAGGCCTCGGCACTAAGGCCTGGCTGTGCTCGCTCTCTGAGATGTTGTCCGTCTGGGTGCCGTCGGGTCCAACACTGCCCCCGTTCCCCTCGTCCGTGTCCTCCTTGTTCTCCAGCGCCATCTCGTTCTCATAGCAGAAGGAGTTGGAGTTGGAGAGGATATATTTGTTTTCGGCGAGGTCTCTGGCGCTGCACAGCGGGGTGCTCGGCACCTCGTACGTCTTATGGAAGCGGGAGTAGTCCACCTTGTAGTAGTTCTTCTCCTCGAAGAGCACAGGCTCGAACCTGTGGCCCCACAGGATCTCACTGGCGACGTAGGAGCTGCGGCACTGCGTGGTCATGGCCGTCGCCTCAACCATGCCCTCCAGGATGACCACGATCTCAAACTCGGTGTTGTCCAGGTCCTGTTTGCTCATGTCATAGAAGGGGCTGTCCTCGTCGATCTCGTGGACAATAGTGATCGGCGTGACCAGGAAGATGCGATCGATGCCACTGTCGAACCCGACGTCTATGTCCATCTGGTCGAGGGGGATGTACTCCCCCTCCGCTGTTGTGCGGGACTTCAGAAGCTGCGCCCGCACGTGAGCCTCGACCAGGTGGCTTTTCCTGAGATTGCCCACACGCCACATCAGACAGAGTTTGTTGTCCCTCATGGCCACCGTAGCGTTGTGGCTGAAAACCAAAGTCTCATTCCTCTTCTTGGGTTTCGCCATCTTGGCCATGACAGCGCCAATGATGAATGCGTCGATGATGCAGCCCACGATGCTCTGGAAAACCACCATGAACACTGCGACGGGACACTCGTCTGTGACGTATCTGTAGCCGTAACCGATGGTGGTCTGGGTCTCAATGGAGAACAGGAAGGCGGCGGCGAAGCTGCTCACGTTGGAGACGCACTTGGGTCCGTCGCTCTCCAGGTCGCCGTGGAAGATGGCCACCAGCCAGAAGATGCAGCCGAAGAAGAGCCACGACAGCAGGAAGGCCAGGCAGAAGATGAGGAACATCCACCTCCAGCGGATGTCCACGCACGTCGTGAAGATGTCAGCCAGGTAGCGTTGACCTTTCTCGCTGACGTTAAAGAACTGCACGTTGCAGTGCCCGTCCTTCTTGACGAATCTGCTCCGTGGCTGGTGCCTGGTGTGCACCTTGCTCTTGCCGTAGCCGTTGGGCACCGCCATGGTGGCGAGCTTCATGCCGTCCTCCTCTGATGACACAATGCTGAAGCGGCTAGCTCGCACGCTTCCCATCACCTCAGTCTGCGAGGGCTGTGCAGCTTCAGCTCCGGAGAACAGTCCCAGCTTCTGGAAAAAGCGTTGGAGGAACAGTTTTGAAACTCTTCTCGGGGACAAACCGGGAGACGGAATGGTGACGGATTGACGAGGCTCGCAGAGGGACGCCTCTTCAGCCTCAGTGGATCAAAGACGCAGTCACTCCTGTCTCGTCGTCCGACTGGACATCATCAAGATCGTCTGCTgcgagggaaaaaagaaaaacctggtTAGAAAAACTCAGTCAAGTGCAAAATCTAAATCCTAAACTCATCGCACAGTGGGAAAAACGATAAATTCATGAAACACGcagaaattaaaacatttatggaTTCATGGAGAAAACTAACTCTCCTGAGGCGGTTAATGAATAAAAGTTAAGATATCTGgagttaaagaaaaggttcaaaTGCATAGATTAACAGAGATTAACAATTTATTAACTGGTAAACGTGGTTCATCGTCATCGACCataatatttgacatatttctgCAActtatttaacattatttactttttgttcagtaaactctgtgtgtgtgtgttcttgtatgtgttctctctttaggaccttgtcagaaccactaaatcctcatggagaccaaaacctggtcctaatgaggcaaaacctacattttttctgaggagctggttaccAGTTTAGTTTGTGTTATGTTAGTGTGGTtatgttagggttagtcattagctggttatggttaaggtaagtgataatacgtgtgtgtgtgtgtttgttgtgcagAAGCTGAACATCTTGTTGACGCTCTCTCGTCCGTCGGGATTCTCTCGTCCCCGCTGTGATTACCACATTTCCTCGGAGGATTCTCCATCACTTCATTAGATTTTTGTTGCCGCGGCAACAAGTGGCTAAATCCACCTGCTGACACTcttccctcctcatcctcttcttctcttctacttttattatgatgatgagagtatgtgtttgtttgaatgtgAGTTTTCTGACTTTTACAAAGTCttttcataaaataacatagtgtaaacacatgaataaaGTGACATTTAATACTAAAATAGTTCATTTTTAACCTTCAGAGTTTATTATACACGTCTAGTGTCGTATTAATATTTAAAGAGTTAAATTTCACACTAATCCATCGTGAAAGTGATTTATAAACATGTTTACCAACATTTCTGCTTCAACTTTCATCCTCTTTACAAAGATAAATGCACTTTGAGTTAgaacagtggttcccaaacactgggtccaGGACCCACAAATGGTTGGCAGGACATTTTTTTGACAGCCCCTGAATAAATGTGCAGAatttatatttgtaaaaatgggtgtgaatgtgtttgaaataacaaGTTTTAAGGATTTAGGTCACAAATGATGGTGTCATCTGGGTCACGATagtcagcatgttttttttaaaagtgcgaCACAAACCTTCATCatttatatattacatttcaaaataattattataagtcTAATTATCTAAATATCTACGTCCTAATGATTGATttatacaaacaaagaaatccatgtgtgttatttaaagttGTATAAAGTATTGATCTGCAGCaattaatcaatattttttaatttagtttttttaacaaCAGTATCATCACGAGGTAATAACAACTATCTAAtgattatgtatatatatgtgtgtatatatatatatatatatatatatacacatatataaatataatcacatgataaataagaaaatattaacTTTGATGCAAGGTTGTGCACATATTAGGTTGTTAAATTAGCATAGATTatagaataaaaacactttacaaCAATTACAACGTTTTAATATTAAACTAATTACTGcactaaaaactaaaatcttcatttccaggtttgatggaCATTTTCGGACACTTTATAAACGAAACAACTAAACCATTAATTAAGAAAACGTGAA from Solea solea chromosome 21, fSolSol10.1, whole genome shotgun sequence includes the following:
- the kcnj2a gene encoding inward rectifier potassium channel 2a; this translates as MGSVRASRFSIVSSEEDGMKLATMAVPNGYGKSKVHTRHQPRSRFVKKDGHCNVQFFNVSEKGQRYLADIFTTCVDIRWRWMFLIFCLAFLLSWLFFGCIFWLVAIFHGDLESDGPKCVSNVSSFAAAFLFSIETQTTIGYGYRYVTDECPVAVFMVVFQSIVGCIIDAFIIGAVMAKMAKPKKRNETLVFSHNATVAMRDNKLCLMWRVGNLRKSHLVEAHVRAQLLKSRTTAEGEYIPLDQMDIDVGFDSGIDRIFLVTPITIVHEIDEDSPFYDMSKQDLDNTEFEIVVILEGMVEATAMTTQCRSSYVASEILWGHRFEPVLFEEKNYYKVDYSRFHKTYEVPSTPLCSARDLAENKYILSNSNSFCYENEMALENKEDTDEGNGGSVGPDGTQTDNISESEHSQALVPRPLRRESEI